In a single window of the Actinomycetota bacterium genome:
- a CDS encoding ABC transporter ATP-binding protein, whose translation MTEAYTRWGAVSTIGRGVQAAPALRRGFGITLALAVVGAGGRVTVPILVQQVIDRGLAAGQVDVDEVVRLAVIGAVAIVVATIAQRTAVNRLGRSAEHALYGLRVRLFEHIHRMSLEDHNDERRGALVARVTSDVETLAQFFAWGGLAILLDGTLMAVVAAVMLSYDWILAVVALVVSAPLAYVLRRVQAHLVAAYEEARSTNAELLASVGELVTGTETLHAYGAASSYSERTRVAARQRSDSQIKAGTIAAFLFPSGEVFGVLTVAAVIGVGVWRGPGSGLTAGALIGFVFLTYRFLEPIAELTEVLDQTQTAVAGLRRVLGILEIPVGPPPPEDPLHLPAGRLDVTIDHVTFAYRQRGDDEEPPALVDVSASLVAGSQVAIVGETGSGKTTLGRLIARFADPTAGSIRLGGVPLHRVDNAELRRRLVVVPQEPFLFDDTIGANLAFAQPTLSPADLQKAVAGIGLADWLASLPDGLETRVGPRGSQLSAGERQLVALVRASLVDPDVLVLDEATSSVDALTEVRLARALSNLSLGRTTIAIAHRLSTAARAHRVLVFDHGRLVEDGAHADLVGAGGTYSRMYDAWVASTTAAD comes from the coding sequence ATGACCGAGGCGTACACGCGCTGGGGAGCGGTGTCGACGATCGGGCGGGGAGTGCAGGCGGCCCCTGCCCTGCGGCGAGGGTTCGGCATAACGCTGGCGCTCGCGGTGGTCGGTGCCGGCGGCCGGGTGACGGTGCCGATCCTCGTCCAGCAGGTGATCGACCGCGGCCTGGCGGCGGGCCAGGTAGACGTCGACGAGGTCGTGCGGCTGGCGGTGATCGGGGCGGTGGCGATAGTCGTCGCCACCATCGCCCAGCGGACGGCGGTGAACCGGCTCGGGCGCAGCGCGGAGCATGCGCTCTACGGGCTGCGTGTGCGGCTGTTCGAGCACATCCACCGGATGAGCCTGGAGGACCACAACGACGAGCGGCGGGGAGCGCTCGTCGCGCGGGTCACCTCCGACGTCGAGACACTCGCGCAGTTCTTCGCGTGGGGCGGGCTGGCCATTCTGCTCGACGGCACGCTGATGGCCGTCGTCGCCGCGGTGATGCTCTCCTACGACTGGATCCTGGCCGTGGTCGCGTTGGTCGTCTCGGCGCCCCTCGCTTACGTGTTGCGACGCGTGCAGGCCCACCTGGTGGCCGCGTACGAAGAGGCGCGCTCGACCAACGCCGAGCTGCTCGCGTCGGTGGGTGAGCTGGTGACGGGCACCGAGACACTGCACGCGTACGGCGCCGCGTCCTCCTACTCGGAGCGCACGCGTGTCGCCGCCCGGCAACGCAGCGACTCCCAGATCAAGGCCGGGACGATCGCGGCCTTCCTGTTCCCCTCCGGGGAGGTGTTCGGCGTGCTGACCGTGGCCGCGGTGATCGGCGTCGGCGTGTGGCGCGGCCCAGGGAGCGGTCTGACCGCCGGCGCCCTGATCGGCTTCGTGTTCCTCACGTATCGCTTCTTGGAGCCGATCGCCGAGCTTACCGAGGTGCTCGACCAGACCCAGACAGCCGTCGCCGGCCTGCGGCGGGTGCTCGGGATCCTGGAGATCCCCGTCGGGCCGCCTCCCCCGGAGGATCCGCTGCATCTGCCCGCGGGTCGCCTCGACGTGACCATCGACCACGTCACGTTCGCCTATCGCCAGCGCGGTGACGACGAGGAGCCGCCCGCGCTCGTCGACGTCTCCGCTTCGCTCGTTGCCGGCTCACAGGTGGCGATCGTCGGGGAGACCGGCTCGGGCAAGACCACCCTCGGGCGCCTGATCGCCCGCTTCGCGGACCCGACGGCCGGTTCGATCCGCCTCGGCGGGGTGCCGCTGCACCGTGTCGACAACGCCGAGCTGCGCCGGCGGCTGGTGGTGGTGCCCCAGGAACCGTTCCTGTTCGACGACACGATCGGCGCCAACCTGGCGTTCGCCCAGCCCACCCTTTCGCCGGCCGACCTGCAGAAGGCGGTCGCCGGGATCGGTCTTGCCGACTGGCTGGCCTCTCTGCCCGACGGGCTGGAGACCCGCGTCGGGCCGCGCGGCTCTCAGCTCTCGGCAGGCGAGCGCCAGCTCGTCGCCCTCGTACGGGCCTCGCTCGTGGATCCCGACGTGCTGGTGCTCGACGAGGCGACGTCGTCGGTCGACGCGCTGACCGAGGTGCGCCTGGCGCGGGCGCTGTCGAACCTCTCCCTCGGCCGTACGACGATCGCCATCGCCCACCGGCTCTCCACCGCCGCCCGCGCCCATCGCGTGCTCGTGTTCGACCACGGCCGCCTGGTGGAAGACGGCGCCCACGCCGACCTCGTCGGAGCAGGCGGGACCTACTCCCGCATGTACGACGCGTGGGTGGCCTCGACGACGGCCGCCGACTGA